TCCTACGGTTTTTAAAATAACAGCGAAGCCACCATGAATTACCCCCATCCGATCATCGCGCGCGAAGGCTGGCCGTTCATCGCCATTGCGGCCGTCGTGGCGCTCTTGATCCATGCGGTCGCAGGCTTCGGACTCGCATGGCCCTTCTGGCTGATCCTGATCTTCGTCGTTCAGTTCTTCCGCGATCCGCCGCGCCCGATCCCGAGCCAGGCCAACGCCGTGCTGTGCCCGGCCGACGGCCGCATCGTCGCCGTGGAAACCGCGCACGACCCGTATGCAAACCGTGAAGCGCTCAAGATCAGCGTGTTCATGAACGTTTTCAACGTGCACTCGCAACGCTCGCCCGTGGATGGCGCCGTCGCAAAGGTCGAGTACTTCCCGGGCGCGTATCTGAACGCCGCCATCGACAAGGCTTCGACCGAGAACGAGCGCAACGCCGTGGTCCTGACGATGGCAGACGGCACGACCGTCACGTCGGTGCAGATCGCGGGCCTCATCGCGCGCCGCATTCTCTGCTACGTGCGCGCCGGCGAGCCGCTTTCGCGCGGCCAGCGCTATGGCTTCATCCGCTTCGGCTCGCGCGTCGATGTCTACCTGCCCGTGGGCAGCCGCCCGCGCGTGTCGATCGGCGAGAAGGTGTCCGCCTCGTCGACGATCCTCGCCGAACTGCCGACCCAATCGGCATAAAGGAGGGCTGCGATGGCCGGATTCAAACAGCGTCGACCCCGTAACCCCGCCGGCGCGCCGCTGCCGCGGCCGTTCCGGCGCAACAAGGCCGTGCAGGAACCGATGGGCGTCGCCGCGAACCGGCGCGCGGCGCGCCAGGAGTTCCTGAAGAAGCGCGGCATCTACCTGCTGCCCAACGCGTTCACCACGGCGGCGCTCTTCTGCGGCTTCTTCGCGGTCGTGCAGGCCATGAACGTGCGTTTCGAGGTGGCGGCCATCGCCATTTTCGTGGCGATGGTGCTCGACGGCATGGACGGGCGCGTGGCGCGCATGACGCACTCGCAGAGCGCGTTCGGCGAGCAGTTCGACAGCCTTTCGGACATGGTGTCGTTCGGCGTCGCGCCGGCGCTCGTGATGTACGAGTGGGTGCTCAAGGATCTCGGGCGCTGGGGCTGGCTCGCGGCTTTTATCTACTGTTCGGGGGCGGCGCTGCGTCTCGCGCGCTTCAACACGAATATCGGCGTGGTGGACAAGCGCTTCTTCCAGGGCATGCCGAGCCCGGCAGCGGCCGCGCTGATCGCCGGCTTCGTCTGGCTGGCCACCGACAACCGCGTGCCCGTGAAGCTGTCGTGGCTGCCGTGGGTGGCCTTCGTGCTGACGATCTACGCGGGCGTGACGATGGTGTCGAATGCGCCGTTCTACAGCGGCAAGGCGCTGGATGTGCGCCATCGCGTGCCGTTCGCGGCCACGCTGCTCGTGGTGGTGGCGTTCGTGCTGGTGTCGTCCGATCCGCCGTTGATGCTGTTCGGCCTCTTCGTGCTCTACGGGCTTTCGGGCTATGTGTTCTGGGCCTGGCAGGCCGTGCGCGGGCGCTCGAACCCGGCGCGTTCTTCGCCGCGCGAGCGGTAGGGCGCGGGTGCGGGATTGCCGGCAAGAGGGCTGCGCGCGAGCGCGGCCCTTTTTCTTTTTGCGCTTGCCCGCGCTGGTCTGCCTATAGCGGCCCTCTCCAATTGCGCTATCGGCGGATTCCGGCTATAGTCGGCGGCATGGACACCATCCAGTTCCCCCTCTTTTCTCTTCAAGCCGGCGCGCTACTAAGCACGCTAGCGCTAGCGCGCCTGCCGCGCTGATCTCGCTCGCCCTCCGTAAGCCTCGTTCATTGTCAGCGTCGCCATCGGTGGCGCGAACACCCAAAATCCGTTTTAGACACTGAACAAGTCCCCCTGGAGACCCGAAATGGCAGCAGACAAGCTCATCATCTTCGATACGACGTTGCGTGACGGCGAGCAGTCGCCCGGTGCGTCGATGACGAAGGAAGAGAAAATCCGCATCGCGAAGCAGCTCGAGCGCATGAAGGTCGACATCATCGAAGCGGGCTTCGCGGCCAGCTCGAACGGCGACTTCGACGCGATCCACACGATCGCCGGCATGGTGAAGGACAGCACGATCTGCTCGCTCGCCCGCGCGAACGACAAGGACATCCAGCGCGCCGCCGACGCACTCAAGCCCGCCGACCACTTCCGCATCCACACGTTCATCGCTACCTCGGCGCTGCACATGGAGAAGAAGCTGCGCATGTCGCCCGAGCAGGTGCTCGAGCAGGCGAAGCTGGCGGTGCGCTTTGCACGCAAGTTCACGAACGACGTGGAGTTCTCGCCCGAAGACGGCAGCCGCTCGGACATGGACTTCCTGTGCCGCGTGCTCGAAGCCGTGATCAACGAAGGCGCGACGACGATCAATATCGCCGATACGGTCGGCTACGGCATTCCCGAGCTGTACGGCAACCTCGTCAAGACGCTGCGCGAGCGCATTCCGAACTCGGACAAGGCCGTGTTCTCGGTGCACTGCCACAACGACCTCGGCATGGCCGTGGCGAACTCGCTGGCCGGCGTGCAGATCGGCGGCGCACGCCAGGTGGAGTGCACGATCAACGGTCTCGGCGAGCGCGCGGGCAACACGTCGCTCGAAGAAATCGTGATGGCCGTGAAGACCCGCAAGGACTACTTCGGTCTCGATCTCGGCATCGACACCACGCAGATCGTGCCGGCTTCGAAGCTCGTTTCGCAGATCACCGGTTTCGTCGTGCAGCCGAATAAGGCAGTGGTCGGCGCGAACGCGTTTGCGCACGCTTCGGGCATTCACCAGGACGGCGTGCTCAAGGCCCGCGACACCTACGAAATCATGCGCGCGGAAGACGTGGGCTGGAGCGCGAACAAGATCGTGCTCGGCAAGCTCTCGGGCCGCAACGCGTTCAAGCAGCGTCTGCAGGAACTGGGCATCACGCTCGACAGCGAAGGCGAACTGAATAACGCGTTCGCGCGCTTCAAGGAACTGGCCGACCGCAAGGCCGAAATCTTCGACGAAGACATCATCGCAATCGTCACGGAAGAGTCGGCTCAGGCGCAGGATCAGGAGCACTTCAAGTTCATCTCGCTCGCGCAGCACTCGGAAACGGGTGAGCGTCCGCACGCACGCGTGGTGTTCTCTGCCGACGGCAAGGAAGTGACCGGCGAAGCCGCGGGCAACGGCCCGGTGGACGCCACGCTCAACGCCATCGAAACCGAAGTGGGCAGCGGCTCGGAGCTTCTGCTGTACTCGGTGAACGCGATCACGACGGGCACCCAGGCGCAGGGCGAAGTGACGGTGCGTCTCTCGAAGGCCGGCCGCATCGTCAATGGCGTGGGTACCGATCCGGATATCGTGGCTGCTTCCGCGAAGGCGTATATCTCGGCGCTCAACAAGCTCTATTCGGGCGACAAGGTGAATCCGCAGCGTTCCGAAGCGGTGTGAGCGTAAGCGGGGCGCTTTGCCTCGCTTCACGCCTTTACGTCAGCAAGCAATGAAAAACCCCCGGGCTCGCAAGAGCGCGGGGGTTTTGTTTTGGCTGCGCCGGGACCGGCGCGATCAGCGATCAAAACAGGCTGCGTCGATCCGGGTCGTGCAACGGATCGGGCGTCTTCTGCGTGAGACGCAGAATGCCCTGATCGTCGAAGTAGAAGCTGTAGAGCATGTACCAGACGTTGTCTTCGAGGTAGCGGTAGGTCCACGCTTCCTTCTTCATCAGCGGGAAGTAGGCGGTCTCGACCGGGCGGCCGAAGTTCACCAGCACGTCGGCGCGCGTCCACTTGCCGATTTCCGCGCGATAGAACTCGTTGGGCTGCAGCACCTGGCGCACGTTCACGACGTGGCCGCTGGCGTCGATGTCGGCGGCCGTGGTGGTTTCGCCCATCGGCTGGGTCGGCCACATCAGGCGCTTGCCGCCATCGGGCAGGTCGTAGGTTTCAGCCGGCGGGCCGAAACGGGCGATGACCGACTGTGCGTCGTCGCCCGCATGGAATTGCTGCCACGGCTGGGCGCAACCGGCGAGCGCGAGTGCGCCCACGCCCGCGAGGAGGGCGAGACGCAAGCGGCGCGCGGCGAGATGCACAGCCGTTGCGAGCGAGGTGGATAGGCGCGTGAACATGATGTCCCCCGATGGCAAGATTCCAATGACCGCCGTGTATGTGGAACCGTTATTTTGACACGACGCGACGCGCTCGCGGGCCGGGCCTGTCCAGTCAAGCGGTGGATCGCGGCCTTGCCGTCGCACCGCCTCGCGGCCTATGATCCGCGCTTCGAATGACAATCCGGCTGGCATCAAAAATGAGAGAAAAGCGCATAACGGCACGCATGGCGCGTGCGGCAGCAGCCATGTTCGCGATGGCAGCGATGGCGGCAGGGCTTGCGGGCGCAACCGGGGCGCAGGCGGATGAGATGCCGACCGGCAAGCCGATCCAGCTCGCGCTCATCGAAGGCATGTCCGGCCCGTTCGCGGATGCGGGCGCGGCCGTGGAGCGCAACCTGCGCTTCGGCGTGGAGCGGGTCAACGCGAGCGGCGGCGTGGTGCTGCGCGACGGGCGGCATCCGCTCGAACTGGTCACGCTCGACAGCAAGGGCAGCCCGGAGGCGGCGCTCGTGCAGTTGCGCATGGCGCAGGACCGCCGGATCGGCTATGTCATGCAGGGCAACAGCTCGGCGGTGGCGGCGGCGCTCGTTACGGCGATCGATCGCCAGAACGAGCGCGATCCGCAAAACCGCCAGATCTTCCTGAACTATTCCGCCGACGATCCCGCACTGACGAACGCGAATTGCAGCTTCTGGCATTTCCGCTTCGACGCGCACGCGGGCATGCGCATGGACGCGCTGGCCGATGTCATCGCCGCGGACAAGTCGGTGAAGAAGGTGTATCTGCTCAACCAGGACTACAGCTTCGGCCACGACGTGAGCACGCTCGCTCGCGCTGCGCTCGCGAAGGATCGTCCGGACATTGCCATCGTCGGCGACGAGTTCCATCCCATTGGGCGCGTGAAGGACTTCGCGCCGTACATCGCGAAGATTCGCGCCGCGGGAGCCGACGCCGTCATCACCGGAAACTGGGGCAACGACCTCACGCTGCTCGTGAAGGCCGCGCGCGAGCAGGGGCTCGACACGAAGTTCTACACGTTCTACGGCAACAGCCTCGGCGCGCCGGCGGCGCTGGGCGACGCGGGCGTGAAGCGCGTGATCGCGGTGGCCGACTGGCACCCGAACGTGGGCGGCGCAGCCTCTGACGCGTGGTACAAGGCGTTCCGCGCGCGCTACCCGGCGGCTAAGGACGACTACCCGGTGCTGCGCATGTCGATGATGGTGGAGCTGCTCGCGCAGGCCATGACGAAGGCCGGCACGGCCGACCCCGAGGCGGTGGCGCGGGTGTTGGAGGGCATGCGCTTCAAAGGCGACGAAGCGGGCTTCCACCCGATGTGGATGCGCGCGGACGATCACCAGGTGATCCAGCCCCTTTACGTCATGGAAATGGACAAGCAGGGCACGCCCGGCGTGCGTTACGACAACGAGGGCTCAGGCTACGGCTTTCGCACTGTGCTGACGCTGCCTGCGGAGCGCACGGTGCCCGCGACTGTCTGCCAGATGAAGCGGCCCTGACGGCGCGCCTTACAAGCGGGTTCGCGGCAAAACGGGGCTGTGCTACAATACGCGCCTTGTCGCAAAACCTGCGGCAAGCAATCAGTAGTTAGAACCAAGCCACGGCACGGCCTTTCTTCCGTGACCGCTCGTTTGTTTTAAAGGAAAAGCAAAATGTCCGTAGCAGATATCAAGAAGTCCGACGTCGTCGCGCAATTCGCGCGCGGCACCAATGACACGGGTTCGCCCGAAGTTCAGGTTGCGCTCCTGACGTCGCGTATCAACGAACTGACCTCGCACTTCAAGTCGCACGCGAAGGATCACCACAGCCGCCGTGGTCTGCTGCGCATGGTGAGCCGCCGCCGCAAGCTGCTCGACTACCTGAAGGGCAAGGACGCCGACCGTTACCGCGCGCTGATCGAAAAGCTGGGTCTGCGTAAGTAATCGGAAGGTCTTCCGCAAAGATGCCTGTGTCAGTTCCACTGATGCAGGCATTTTGTTTTTGAACGGTGCGCTTCATGCTGCTTTTCGAGTTGCCTTGATGCGATCAACACCGTTCAAGACATCAGGCAACACCACGTAGCACCAGCAGTACAAGCAGCAGGGCCGGGCCTCGGGGCAGAGCTTTGTGTCATTCCAGCAGATCGTGAGCGGCGATACGCCGCAACGGTGTTGCCACTACGCGATTCGCTGGAATGGCATAACACTCCTCTTCCTGCGCGGTGCCGGAGCCTGTCTTGCCGCGTCGTCCGCGTGTGCGGGCGGCGCATAACAAATGAGTAAGGAGTGAGTGACCATGACCATGTTCAATAAAGTCGTGAAGGAATTCAAATGGGGCCAGCACAACGTGCGCCTCGAAACGGGTGAGATCGCCCGTCAGGCCAGCGGTGCTGTCATCGTCGACGTCGAAGACACCGTCGTGCTCGCGACCGTTGTCGGCGCGAAGACCGCCAAGCCGGGTCAGGACTTCTTCCCGCTCACCGTCGACTACATCGAAAAGACCTATTCGGCCGGCAAGATCCCGGGCGGTTTCTTCCGCCGCGAAGGCCGTCCGTCGGAAGGCGAGACGCTGATCTCGCGCCTGATCGACCGTCCGCTGCGTCCGCTGTTCCCGGAAGGCTATTACAACGAAGTCCAGGTCGTGATCCACGTCCTGTCGATCAACCCGGAAGTCCCGGCTGACATCCCCGCGCTGATCGGCGCGTCGGCTGCGCTGGCCATCTCGGGTCTGCCGTTCAACGGCCCGGTCGGCGCCGCACGCGTGGCCTACATCAACAACGAGTACGTGCTGAACCCGACGCGCGCGCAGATCAAGGAATCGCGCCTCGACCTCGTGGTGGCCGGTACCGAGCGTGCCGTGCTGATGGTGGAATCGGAAGCCGACCAGCTGCCGGAAGACGTGATGCTCGGCGCGGTCGTGTTCGGCCACGAGCAGATGCAAACGGCCATCGACGCGATCCACGAACTGGTGCGCGACGGCGGCAAGCCCGAGTGGGACTGGACGCCGGCGCCGAAGGACGAAGCGCTCATCGCGCGCGTCACGGCTATCGCCAACGACAGCCTGCTCGCCGCGTACCAGCTGCGCGACAAGCAACAACGCTCGACCAAGCTGAAGGAAGTCTACGCAGCCACGTCGGCCAAGCTCGAAGAAGAAGCGGCTGCGGCCGGCACGACGGCGGCCGACAAGGCCACGGTCGGCAACATCGTGTTCGACCTCGAAGCGAAGATCGTCCGCTCGCAGATCCTGAACGGCGAGCCGCGTATCGACGGCCGCGACACGCGCACCGTGCGTCCGATCGAGATCCGCACGGGCGTCCTGCCGCGCACCCACGGTTCGGCGCTGTTCACGCGCGGCGAAACGCAGGCGCTGGTCGTGGCGACGCTCGGCACCAAGGGCGACGAGCAGATCATCGACGCGCTCGAAGGCGAGTACCGCGACCGCTTCATGCTCCACTACAACATGCCCCCGTTCGCGACCGGCGAAACGGGCCGTGTTGGCTCGCCCAAGCGCCGTGAAATCGGCCACGGCCGTCTCGCGAAGCGCGCGCTCGTCGCGTGCCTGCCGAGCGCCGAAGAGTTCGGCTACTCGATCCGCGTGGTCTCGGAAATCACCGAGTCGAACGGTTCGTCGTCGATGGCTTCGGTGTGCGGCGGCTGCCTCGCGCTGATGGACGCCGGCGTGCCGATGAAGGCGCACGTCGCGGGTATCGCGATGGGCCTGATCCTCGAAGGCAACAAGTTCGCCGTGCTGACCGACATCCTCGGCGACGAAGATCACCTCGGCGACATGGACTTCAAGGTGGCGGGTACGGAAGCTGGCGTGACCGCGCTGCAGATGGACATCAAGATCCAGGGCATCACGAAGGAAATCATGCAGGTCGCCCTCGCGCAAGCGAAGGAAGGCCGTATGCACATCCTCGGCAAGATGACCTCGGCGGTGTCGGGCGTGAACACGGAGCTGTCGGCTTACGCTCCGCGCATGATCACCATCAAGATCAACCCGGAAAAGATCCGCGACGTGATCGGCAAGGGCGGTTCGGTGATCCGCGCGCTGACGGAAGAAACCGGCACGACGATCGACATTTCGGACGACGGCGTCGTGACCATCGCTTCGACGTCGAGCGAAGGCATGGCCGAAGCGAAGAAGCGCATCGAGAACATCACGGCCGAAATCGAAGTGGGCCAGGTGTACGAAGGCGCGGTTCTCAAGCTGCTGGACTTCGGCGCGATCGTGAACCTGCTGCCGGGCAAGGATGGTCTGCTGCACATCTCCGAGATCGCCAACGAGCGTATCAAGGACATCAACGACTATCTGAAGGAAGGCCAGATCGTGAAGGTCAAGGTCATCCAGACGGACGAGAAGGGCCGCGTGCGCCTGTCCGCCAAGGCGCTGCTCAACGAGCAAGCGGGTGGCGCACCGCAGGGCGAGCCGCAGCAGTAAAGCAGTAAGCTCCAACGGCCGGCAGCGTGCAAAACGCGCCGGCCGTTTTTCATGACAATGAGGGTGAATGGCAGTGCGCACGCGGCAATCGTGTCGCGTGCGCAGCGCCATTCAGACGGAGGCGCCCAGGCGGGGCGCAGAGACCGGGGCGCGAGGCGCAGAGGAGACGCGAGATGAAGGCAGTCGAGATTACGGAATTCGGTGCGCCGGACGTGCTCAAGCTGGCCGAACGGCCAACCCCTGAGCCGAAGGCCGGCGAAGTGCTGATCAAGGTGAGCGCCTCGGGCGTGAACCGTCCTGACGTGTTCCAGCGCAAGGGCTCGTACGCGCCGCCGCCGGGCATTTCCGACCTGCCGGGGCTCGAGGTGGCGGGCGAGATCGTCGGCGGCTCGATCGATGAGAAGAACAATCCGTTCGGGCTGAAGATTGGCGATCGCGTGTGCGCGCTGATTGCGGGCGGCGGTTACGCCGAATACGCGGTCGCACCGCTCGGGCAATGCCTGCCGGTGCCCAAGGGGCTCACGGACGTCGAGGCGGCCTCGCTGCCCGAAACCTTCTTCACGGTCTGGAGCAATGTGTTCCAGCGCGCCTATCTCGGCCAGGGCGAGGGCGGCGAAAACGAGACGCTGCTCGTGCAGGGCGGCTCGAGCGGCATCGGCGTGACGGCGATCCAGATCGCGCACGCCCTTGGCTTTCGCGTGTTCGCCACCGCGGGTTCGGACGACAAGTGTCACGCCTGTGAGGCGCTTGGCGCCGATCGCGCCATCAACTACCGCACCAGCGATTTCGTGGAAGTCGTGAAGGCGCTCACGAACGACCGCGGCGTGGACGTGATTCTCGACATGGTCGCCGGCGGCTATGTGGCGCGCGAGCTTTCCGCCCTCGCAACCGGTGGCCGAATCGTGCTGATCGCGACGCTCGGCGGCTCCAAGGCCGAACTCAACATGGGCGAGATCCTGCGCCGCCGCCTCACGGTGACCGGTTCGACGCTGCGTGCGCGCTCTGTGGAATTCAAGGCGCAGATTGCCCAGGAGCTCAAGGCGAAGGTCTGGCCCCTGATCGAAGAGGGTCGCATCAAACCCGTCGTGTTCCGTGTATTTCCCGCCGCGCAGGCTGCCGAAGCCCATGCGTTGATGGAGAGCAGCGAGCATATCGGCAAGATCATGCTCGACTGGAGCGGCGCGGCCTGACGGCGCATCGGCGCGGGCGAATCGCTCGCGCTTGATTTTTCGGGACTTTTTTCGCGTCTTTTTTGTGTCTCGCAGGCGGGGTTGTTTGACCCGCCTGGATTTCACGCAGTAAAATTATGTGTTTTGCGTCCGCTTTTAACAGCAACCGGAACAATGACGAAACAACGATCGAAGCTCGTAGTCGGTAACTGGAAGATGCACGGCCGCCTCGCGGCCAATGCAGCACTGCTGGAAGGCGTTGCACGAGGCGCGCAGGCGCTGCCCCCGGACGTGCATGTTGGTGTGTGCGTGCCGTTTCCGTATCTCGCGCAGGCGCAGGCGCTGCTCGGCGGCAGCCGGGTTCAGTGGGGCGCGCAGGACGTTTCGGCGCACGAGCAGGGCGCCTATACGGGCGAGGTCGCGGCAGGCATGGTTGCCGACTTCGAATCCGCTTTTGCGATCGTTGGCCACTCGGAGCGCCGCGCTTACCACGGCGAAAGCTCCGAACTCGTCGCCGTGAAGACGCAGCGCGCGCTGGCGGCAGGCCTCACGCCTATCGTCTGTGTGGGCGAGACGCTCGAAGAGCGCGAATCGGGTGCGACTGAGCGCGTGGTGGGTGCGCAGATCGATGCGGTGCTGGCCGTGCTGTCGGTTGAAGAGGCGGCGCGTATCGTCGTCGCTTATGAGCCCGTCTGGGCGATCGGCACGGGCAAGAGCGCAAGCTCGGAGCAGGCCCAGCAGATGCATGCATTCCTGCGCGCGCGCCTCGCTGCCAAGGGCGCGCAAGTGGCGGACGTGCCGCTGCTCTACGGCGGCAGCGTGAAGCCGGAAAATGCGGCGGAGCTCTTCCGTCAGGCCGACATCGACGGTGGCCTGATCGGCGGTGCTTCGCTCAAAGCGGGTGATTTCCTTGCGATCTGCGCGGCCGCCACGGCGGGCGCCAGTGTCGCGAGCTAAAGGCTTGCGCACGAAGCGTTCGAGATGAAGCGCGTCGTGCGGGCTGCTTATGCGTCTGCCCCAGCAGGGGCGGGCATTCAACCAGGACTCAGGTGAGTGTGATGCTGTATTTGAAAACGTTGATTATCGTCGTCCAGCTTCTGTCGGCGCTCGGGGTGATCGGCCTCGTCTTGCTGCAGCACGGCAAAGGCGCGGACATGGGCGCTGCTTTTGGCAGCGGCGCGTCGGGCAGCCTGTTCGGCGCGAGCGGTTCCGCGAACTTCCTTTCGCGTACTACTGCAGTTCTCGCAACGGTGTTTTTCGTATCGACCCTTGCGTTAACTTACCTGGGGTCGTATCATGCGAAGCCTTCGGCGGGCGTGCTTGGCGCTTCGGTTCCAGCCCCGGTCGTAGCTTCGGCGCCGGCTGTTTCGGCGCCGGTTGCACCTGCTCCTGGCGCATCCGCTCCGGCGGCGGCCTCGCCTGCGGCAGCCTCGCAACCCGGCAACGACGTACCGAAATAAATTTGAAAAACTTGTTTTGTGCGTTGAACAACAAACGGAAACAAGTTAGAATTTAAGTCTTGAAGCGATTCGCGGGTTGCAATAATTGTTGTCCCGGATTGCATGCAGTGCCGACGTGGTGAAATTGGTAGACACGCTATCTTGAGGGGGTAGTGGCGAAAGCTGTGCGAGTTCGAGTCTCGCCGTCGGCACCAATGTTATCTAAAAAATGCCAGCCGCTTGCTTCAGCTTCGGCTGGCATTTTTGCTTCTTACGTCGTGTTCGTTTTCTGTTCGCAGCGCGAAGTACGTGAAGTGATTCCCGCGGAGCGATGCAAGTTCCAGCGGAACCTCAGAACCAACCGATATAGAGGATAGCCTTGAACCTCGCTGCCTATTTCCCCGTCCTTCTGTTCCTCCTCGTGGGTGTTGGTCTGGGCATAGCGCTAGTGACGATCGGCAAGGTCCTCGGTCCCAACCGGCCAGACAGCGAAAAGAATTCGCCGTACGAATGCGGCTTCGAAGCCTTCGAAGACGCTCGAATGAAGTTCGACGTACGCTACTACCTGGTCGCCATTCTTTTCATCATCTTCGACCTCGAAACGGCGTTCCTGTTTCCGTGGGGCGTGGCCCTGCGCGATATCGGCTGGCCGGGTTTCCTGTCGATGATGCTGTTTCTGCTCGAATTCCTGCTGGGCTTTGCCTACATCTGGAAGAAGGGCGGTCTCGACTGGGAATAATGGGTTAATCGCCGGATTGTATGGGCGGCACTGCGGGGAAACTGTGGGCTGTCCGTCTGGAGTGGAAAGCACATGAGTATCGAAGGGGTCTTGAAGGAAGGGTTTGTCACCACCACGGCTGACAAGCTGATCAACTGGACGCGCACTGGCTCGCTGTGGCCAATGACGTTCGGGCTGGCGTGTTGCGCGGTCGAGATGATGCACGCGGGCGCGGCCCGTTATGACCTGGACCGTTTCGGCGTGGTGTTTCGTCCGAGCCCGCGTCAGTCGGACGTCATGATCGTCGCCGGCACGCTCTGCAACAAGATGGCGCCCGCGCTGCGCAAGGTCTACGACCAGATGGCCGAGCCGCGCTGGGTCATTTCGATGGGGTCGTGCGCCAATGGCGGCGGCTACTACCACTATTCGTATTCGGTCGTGCGCGGTTGTGATCGCATCGTGCCGGTCGACGTCTATGTGCCGGGATGCCCGCCGACAGCGGAAGCCCTGGTCTACGGGGTGATCCAGTTGCAGGCGAAGATTCGCCGCACCAGCACCATCGCCCGTCAATAAAGGCCGCGTGCCTCCCCACAATATGGCAAGCAAACTCGAGACCCTGAAAGCGAACCTCGAAGCGGCCCTTGGCGCGCGCATCGTCAGCCTCACCGAGGCGCTCGGCGAGCTGACGCTGGTCGTCAAGGCGGGCGATTCCCTCGCGGTGGCCAAGGAGCTGCGCGACAATCCCTCGCTGCGCTTCGAGCAACTGCTCGACCTGTGCGGCGTCGACTACCAGACCTTCGGCGACGGCGCGTGGGAAGGCCCGCGCTTTGCCGCCGTGTCGCATCTGCTCTCCCTCGCGAACAACTGGCGCGTGCGTCTGCGCGTGTTCGCGCCGGACGACGAAGTGCCGATCGTGCCCTCGCTCGTCGAGATCTGGAATTCGGCCAACTGGTACGAGCGCGAAGCGTTCGACCTGTTCGGCATCGTCTTCGAAGGCCACCCCGACCTGCGCCGCATCCTGACCGACTACGGTTTCATCGGCCACCCGTTCCGCAAGGACTTCCCGGTTTCGGGCTATGTCGAAATGCGTTACGACCCGGAGCAGAAGCGCGTGGTCTACCAGCCCGTCACGATCGAGCCGCGCGAGATCACGCCGCGTGTGATTCGCGAAGATCGCTACGGCGGTCTGAAGAAACACTAAGAGGGTCGCATGTCAGAGATCAAGAACTACACGCTCAACTTCGGCCCGCAGCACCCGGCAGCGCACGGTGTGCTGCGCCTCGTGCTCGAGCTCGACGGCGAAGTGATCCAGCGCGCCGATCCGCACATCGGCCTGCTGCATCGCGCGACGGAAAAGCTGGCTGAAAGCAAGACGTTCATCCAGTCGGTGCCGTACATGGACCGTCTCGACTACGTGTCGATGATGGTCAACGAGCACGGCTATGTGCTCGCGATCGAAAAGCTGCTCGGCATCGAAGTGCCGATTCGCGCGAAGTACATCCGCGTGCTGTTCGACGAAGTCACGCGCGTGCTGAACCACCTCATGTGGATCGGCTCGCACGCGCTCGACGTCGGCGCGATGGCGGTGTTCCTCTACGCGTTCCGCGAGCGCGAAGACCTGATGGACGTCTACGAGGCGGTCTCGGGCGCGCGCATGCACGCGGCTTACTATCGTCCGGGCGGCGTGTATCGCGATCTGCCCGACGCCATGCCGCAATACAAGGCTTCGAAGATCCACAACGAGAAGGCGCTTGCCCGCATGAACGAGGCGCGCCAGGGTTCGGTGCTGGACTTCATCGACGACTTCTTCACGCGTTTCCCGGGTTGCGTCGACGAGTACGAAACGCTCCTCACCGACAACCGTATCTGGAAGCAGCGTCTGGTCGGCATCGGCGTGGTGAGCCCCGAGCGCGCCATGCAGCTCGGCCTCACGGGCGCG
The Paraburkholderia acidiphila genome window above contains:
- a CDS encoding NADH-quinone oxidoreductase subunit D — translated: MSEIKNYTLNFGPQHPAAHGVLRLVLELDGEVIQRADPHIGLLHRATEKLAESKTFIQSVPYMDRLDYVSMMVNEHGYVLAIEKLLGIEVPIRAKYIRVLFDEVTRVLNHLMWIGSHALDVGAMAVFLYAFREREDLMDVYEAVSGARMHAAYYRPGGVYRDLPDAMPQYKASKIHNEKALARMNEARQGSVLDFIDDFFTRFPGCVDEYETLLTDNRIWKQRLVGIGVVSPERAMQLGLTGAMLRGSGIEWDLRKKQPYEVYDQMDFDIPVGVNGDCYDRYLVRVEEMRQSTRIAKQCIEWLRKNPGPVMIDNHKVAPPSRVNMKSNMEELIHHFKLFTEGFHVPEGEAYAAVEHPKGEFGIYLVSDGANKPYRLKIRAPGYAHLSALDEMARGHMIADAVTIIGTQDIVFGEIDR